A window of Castanea sativa cultivar Marrone di Chiusa Pesio chromosome 8, ASM4071231v1 genomic DNA:
AGCTCCACtgctcttttaaaaaaaaaaaaaatttatcagtGTCTTTTTTTGCATATATGGTAGTGTGAGAATGATTTTGTAATAAGTGCCAACATCCCAAAGGTTTTGAGATACGGAGATAGAGATCGACGCTATTCCTTTGAAAGGTACACATCAATTCTTTGTGttcattcttttccttttggtgctttgttgtgaaaattgattCTTACGGCATGGACAAGAATGCAGAACCCTAGAATAttgattcttcaaatttttgcagtaattttctgcataattttgttttagaacaGTTGTTCGATAAATCTGTGTGTTGTGATTGATTATAATTTGTCTTttaaaattccaattttttttttttgtccttgaaAGTTTGCAATCAGTGTCAGTGTATAAAATGAACAGGTAAAaggagaaaatttaaaatatatatatatatatgtatatatatatatatgtaatatataaagaaaaaaggaaatgaCATCCACTTAGCACAACCACTATTTGTAGGaaacaattatattatatgGTACTCTATTTTAGATATATGTGCTTTTGTTTTATTAACAGTTCCAACTTAGTAGATCTAATTCAGAGGTTGATTCAATTGGTGAAAGTAATCTCTAGACTCTATTATTGCATTCTCTTCAACTTTTATGATTGTGAAAAAAATGGATAGGACAGAAATTGGACAAGCATTATGAATTGCAAAAATGAAGATACTCAGCTTAAGATGTCATGAAGTTTGCTTATATTTTACCTATTAGTAGATGTTTTCTCCTCTTTAATCAATGATAATAGCTTAGCAAAGTGCCTACTCTAATTTTTGTTCTTCACAagattatttttccttttccatctttcactgttttttttttaaaaaaaaatttattcttggATAGTTCATTTTGTTAAGGCACTATAAATTAGGATACAGCATGGttgattataaaatatattgtttataataaatttgaactCTTTTCGTAAGAGAAAGAGAATCAGTCATTATTAgtcaataaattgaaaaataaatagtcaaatgaatatatatatatatatatatatatatatatatatatagtgtttaTTGAGAGTATTGTCAAATAACAATTTGGAATCCATTGGATGATGCTAAAAAAGGTGATCAATGTGTTATCTGGATGGAAGGGTTTCTTTGGAAAGTACAGGAGTTTTACTCAAAATGTTGGTCCCTCTGTACTTAATGTGGGCAATTTGCTGGGAAAGAAGTAATTGTCCATTTAATGGTTTGGAGCTATAAAGCTGAAATCAATGTTTTTGAGGTCATTCTGGAGTGGTTTGATGATCTTGGCCTTATTCgttattccttttttttcctgtagATTTTATGATCCTTTTCCATCATTTACATTAGCCTTCCCCTTCattttaatagaatttttattatttatccaagaaagaaaaggtggggaggggaggaggaggagcttTACCTATTTTGTTAAATAGTTGAGATGATGATAATCTAAGATGAATTAGATGTATAAATAGTTTGTACTACTTAGTTGTATATTTATTATCATCATTAACTTATCTTAAATCACTTCTTTTGCACCCTGCAGACACAAAAGAGTGTGGATATATTGCTTCGTGACAAAAACCCACAAGTTGAGGTAATGCTCAAAGAAATATGCATAAGTCTGTATTGAGTCATTTTGGTGAATAAGTACAGCATTGGTGAAATTGAATGTTacaattcatatattttttttcctttgatttggttATGAACTAAGGAATATGatttagtttttagtgttttggttgggttggttttgatttaagttttttagttgAGTTAGTTGTACAATGAAAAAGCATGTCTGTTTATTTCAACGTAATTTGTCAGGATCCTTCGTAAATACCATCAAAGTTTGGGTTGTGATGACTAAGATTCTTTAGAatgtatagtaataataatttcttgGTAAATGGAATTATGGAATTGTTTGAGAGCAGATTTGTAGAAAGCAAGTAAACTTGACGTTGAGCAGCTCAAATGGCATCTCCATGCCTTCAAGAAATTGGGTGAAGGGTGATATGTAGACATGGGAAAGAACGATTCAACATAAAGTAGAGAGAAAACCTCATCTTATATGTGAAGGAAAATAATCAAGAGTCTCTAATAAGTATATATAGGATGATTAGGATCTTGACCAGATAAACTGACATTGAGAAATGAAAGCACTTCCcacaattttttaataggtCAAACTACATTTGCAATACTCTAACTTAGAGGTTGGTTTATGAGCTCTAGCAATGTCAAAGGCTCGAATTTTCTTAACTTGGAACttcaaaaaccaaatattagCAACCACAATAATGGAGGTTTAAGAAAGTAGTTCAATTGTAGTTCTGGTACAATTGTTTACACATTTTGGAGGTAAGTCAATACCTGTAATTGCTTAGGCCAGATTAAATGTCtgtaaaaatttcttaaatttgattgtaaaaggggagagtttttgttttgtttataatatGATTTGTAGTGTAGTTTTTTGGCTTACTAAAATCTGAAAGTTGCTGACTACTTAAAATGAGGGGTTCATTTTTGTAGTCAAATGATTAttacacttctttttttttgcttttgcatCCTATTGATCTTATTCTGAACTAAATATTTTAGGATGTGTATGGTTGTGGTGCAATAGATATTCTTTGCTGAGGGATTCCCAGTACAACAAAGGACTTACCAATGCATTGGTCATTCAGTTGATTCCTAGCTGCCAGTCTGTAGTTGCTGTCAATGTTAGCAAAAAAAGGGGTTTCAGTCGGTTTTTCCTATTATTGGATTTGGACAAATAACTTACTGCTTACTATTCAAAAGGGGGTGGAGCGCTAAGAAAGAGAAAGTGTTATCACTATTCGAAGTGATGCAGCAACTAGCACGCTAAGATCAAAAGGGAAAATATCAActacaaaattcaatttagttttcaatttctGTTTTCTATCCTACctaatttgttgtttttgaagAGTGATTGAAATTGTAGAACTTTGAAATCTGAAAGTGTAATGTTTTTCTTATACAATATTGATTATCCCTTAGATTTTAGTTAATATTCCACTTTATCTACATAATTATTAGTGTCAGCTAATTATGGTTAAAGAACATTTTTAAAAACTGTCATTGATCATATGCAATTTTCAACTTATTGCTATTTTCACCACGTTTTTAACATGTGAAAGCAATCAGCTGCATTAAGGttcaaaagattaaaataatagtGTGTTGAATGGATGGTCCAAATTGATAACTAATGTATCTTACACActttgcaacaatttttttctttaaaaaattatttcattagcCAAATTTCTCTTCTACTTATGAGATTTCAAATGATCTCGCGCATTGCGCGGATTAAAcgctagtaataataataagggtATACTTGCACTTCCCTTTCTTGTGGTTGTAGACTGGGAGCCTAAACCTGGAACTAGCAGCAGAGGCCAGAGAGAGTGAAGTGGGCCATCTACTCCAATTGTCCCAGGGGCAGTGATGAGCTTGAGGATTATTTTACGTTTTAAACCCAACCCAACAATGAAATTGGAGTTTTACTTAAGCGAATTTAATGGCCCAAGAGCCCTTGTTTGACAAACGTTGTCATAAGTCAAAACAGCAAGGACGTTTACCGCGTTAGCGActtaagggtctgtttgatatctaattattttgctaaaattaaaaactttttaactttttactgaaaatattatagataaaagtaaaaattaaataaaaaactcataaatagcaccaaaaaatacattaagacccctaaatagtaaaataggctAACCttttaatttggagccaaacaCGCTAAATAGCTTGGAAATGAAGAATTACATATGGCTTTTAATTAATAACTAGAAATAGATCAGGGAAGTGTATCTAGCAAGAATTTATAGATCTGGGTAGCTTAAAGAAGTAGAAAAATTATACATTCTATTGCTACTGCcattcaaaacaaaacacaatgGTTGCCCAAAAAATTTTACCTGGATTTCAACTATAGCCAAACAAGGCTTTTCAAATGCCAAAAGCTATATGCAAAAAGCTACATTATACATACGTAATTACAAAAAGCACAGTgagcaaaaaattaattcaaatgaACTCTAGCAGGAAGGCATGCTCCAAGTCCAGGAGCCTGTTCTACCACAAAAAGGCCTTCACAAGTGACTAGTTTCAGAACAGACTGAGCAGTAAGATGGTACTTCTGCTGGGCTTCAGCAAAGCTCCTGCTGAGAACCTGTTCAACCCATTCCTCCACTGCTCTCTTCCTATCTGATAACCAAGCAGCTGCAAGTATTTGCACCATaacttcataatcaatctccaGCTGAACCTCCGATCCTAACGTCCTCTGAAACTGTAGGCTAATATCCTTCACTATTTTTCCAGCAAGTGCATCAAAATCAAATGGTTTGAAGTCCACTTTTTGATCCACTTCTCCAAAGAACTCCTCTAACCAAGCTTCTGAGTTCTCAGAGATGGAGTCACTATCGTAGTCTCCACAACTCACGTCCTCCATAACCTCTACTGGCAGATTCAAATCCAAAAAGGATTTTGATACCTTGCGTGCACATTCCTGTATCTTGAAGGTTTCACCCTGCTCCAGAGACTCACAGGTGTCAATCAACTTCCTTTTATTTACAGAAGAAGGATTTGAGGTTCCTTTTCTAAGTGTTATTCTCACATTCATGCCACTGCTTCTGCTGGCATCCCTAGCAACACATTCATTCAATATCTTAATTTGATATCTTTTAGCTTTGAGTATTCTTTCCTCAGAAAATTCCATGGGCTCTTTATTGGAAAAGAAGGTTCTATCACCCTTCAGGACAGTTGAGGTTACCACAAAGATCATATTGTTGATGCTGATCTCTCTTCCATGCGAGTCTGCAAATTTACCAGTCCTAATGGCCTGAGATAAGCTACTTTGGGCCAAAAAATCAGCCTTATCTACATTTTGAAGGAAGACAACCGAACGCGGTTTCTTGCTCAACTCCCCAGCTATATAATCAACAACAGTCTTTCCCCTAAATTTCACATTGTAACCGTCTAATTCTTGATGTTCAAACATTGAGTCTGATTGGTAAACCCTGTCTTGGGAGCCCAAATCCACAGAGATTAGGCTTTCCCTGGTGCCGAATATTATCTCAGCTAGTGCTGAAGCAATTTTCCTCTTCCCAACTATGTCCGGTCCAAGGAAAGTGAGCCAAATGTCTCCAATGGGACCTGAGCCACGACGCCTTCCATTACCAGATTTGCAGCAAGTTATAGCTTGGCTAATAGAACATATGGCTTCATGTTGCCAGCAAACCTTTTCAGCAAGAAATCTCCTAAGGGATTTAAGATCACTTGGATCAGCTTGCCCTGCCATATTAGGACCAGAGCAGGAAGAGGAACGGGCAATTTGGTGAGAAGTATTTTCACTCACTGCATCAACCTCTGCAGAAATCGAACCTGAAAAGTGCTGAAGATGATCTTTGCAACCTGGTAATTTTGGACTGTCTGGCTCCTGACTGGTTGATGCATATAGTGTTCCCAGCCCCAAATCTGTGGTCACAGATGTGATGGATGAAGGTGATGTACGGTCAGGGGGCAGACCCATATTGGGCATAGAGTACGTAGAGAGCCAAGGGCTCTCCGCCTCAATTTGCTGACTCTTTGAAACTTTTACCGATAGCTCAGATtgaaatttagcatttttagcatCAGAAGCCACTGGTATTTGTATGTTCTGTTTTAATTGGAAAAGTTTTTGCCAATCCGTGACCATATGGGAGCTTGGCTTTTCACATTGGACTTCATTAAGAGTTGAATCTATACTCGTTTCCTTCCTAGTTGTAACAAAATGTAAGCCCTCAGCAGATGGAACTTGGGACCTGGCATGGGAAATATCTAATTTAGGAAATGTTTGTGCTTGATGGAGATGTTGACAGGTACTATTCCATTTCCTTTGCAGCCCCAAAATTTTGGCATTCAATGTTGTTGAATCATCTTTGGTCTGCACTGAATAAAACACTCTTACATAAATATCATCACAATCCAATTatgaaaaaagggaaaatgataaaaagttTGAACCAGTTATGGAGCACAAGTGTTAAactcttttctctttctatgtgtgtgtgtgtgttctgtGTTTGTGTAGGCATCTCTATGTTTCAGTGTGTGGGTGAACATGCACATCCATGCATGCTAAGTCACAGAAATTATAATTCGAAGAGTTAAACACCTTTGCCACATCCACTCCCTTTCCTGTGTCAAGTTCAGACATTTGCAACCGAGGAATGCTTTCTGAATACTGATCAGCACCTGAAATAGTCAATCCTCCCTTCTTAATAACAGCAACTTCTTGCTCAAACTTTTCAGTGCATTGCTTGCAACGAGTAAATGACTGACTTGTAATGCTTAATGGATTTGTGAAATCAGATGACGTAGGAAAGAACCCACCAAATGGTACAAAGGACCCCATCAAGCTGTAAGTATATCATGAGCATGGAACTGTGAGATCCAATGAGCACGGAAAAGTCAGGAGCTAAAGCGTATGCACTAACTAATACATGCATGCACATATGCGCATGAGCACAAGCCACAAACAACTTAGATGTCCTACACACCCTGCATTGGACAAATCTATAGCATGATCTTGTCTTTACCATAGAATTCTAGATATAccatcttaatttttattaattcaagTGTCATCATACACCAGCTACGCGCTGCTTTGGATTGTAACCACAAGAAATGCTAGacaccaaaattttcatattttaacaaaaactaCGTTGGCAAGTCTTTACGAGTTCCTATTTAAGACcaccattaacatcacttttttacctatCAATATCATTAACATCTTGCTTCCTGGCTTGTAAAATTTAGTGCGTCTCTAGAGTTATTGGTAAACCATACACTTTATCTCTGGCTATAGAGCAAAAGACATGTAGAAACAACAGCTACTGCAACAAAATCATATTTCCCGAtacttattataaaataaaataaaatcaaatttaataacACAAGCCTTTAAACAAAGTGCAATGTAATCATTCCAATACTTTTCATGAAAAGGATGGAGGCAGCAGGAAAATGATCTAACTGAAACCCACCTATTTTGGGGCTAAAAAAGGTGAAACCAGAGCTATCTTTAAGCAAGAACAATTATCAAAGCATGACTGAGCTTTGATACTTTAGTCATAATATTGTGTGCAGAAATACTTTAGGCATAGAAAAGTGTGCAGAAAACACACCCTTTCTTGCAAGAATGTAATTATCTTCTATTGTATGAAGTACTGTTCTAAAATAAGAGAATCCAAAGTATAAATCTGGCataaatttcattattaagCATCAAACTTATAAAAACTTGTAGCATTTATGCAATAGATGAAATCAATTCAAAGAGCCAGAGACAAAATGGTTATTTCGCAGagaataaaatttcacaatataaaACTTACTTGCATTCAGTTAGACATACAACTGCAGATTCATGAATCCAAAAATCAATAAActatagagagaaagaaaacaactaaacaaaGCAACAAAACAGTGTGTCTTGAAATTCCCACAAAACATTAATTTCTCCAAACAAACAATCCAATAATATAATGGAGTACCCACCTGGACTTGTAGGGAAATCCATCACCAGAAGGCTTATTAGAAGAAGTGATGGGCAAGGTATTCAAATCCCAATCCTTCTCAATACTTGGGAACTTCGCCACAAACTTGGAGTAAGTATCATAACTCCCTGCTGCACCCATCAACCACAACCTCTCACCATGAAGCTCCATCAACTGGCTCAACCTGGACACCACAAAACTCACACCACCCTCACCCTCACCCTCGCTCGAATCATCATTGTCTTCAACCAAAGCCTTCAAATCCCCAAAGTTGACAACAACTCTCCCTCCTCGCTCATGCTCATCCAAGCATTGCAGCTCCCCCACTTCcttcaacttcaacttcaacttcaacCCCATCTTCTCTTCACTCCCACCTCCATTCACAAACTCCGAAATCTCATTCCCTATACAAATCACACTCACCCCACTTAACTCACTCGGCAAAACACTATCTCCCCCCTTCCTCACGCGCTCCGTGAATCCCCGAAGCGCGTCCATCGCACAAACCCCAAGCAACAACGGGTTCCTCTTCCCGCTCTTTCTCACCAAAACCTCTGCAATTCTTCTCGAATTCTCGTCTTCCATACCCGGAAACCCGAAACTACTGCGTCGTTGTGTCAAATCCGGGTCGGTCAAGTTACAGAGGAAAACCGGCGGGCATCGGGTTCGGGCGAAACGCGAAACCGGCGGGTGAATAATCGCGAGCTTAATATCGGTGCTCCGAAAACCCGCTTCGCCGAACACCCGGCTGACAATCGGGTCATCGAGAATCGACAAAATAAAGTGCTTGAGCTCGACTTTCAAAAGCGACGTCgtttgctgctgctgctgagATTGGCTCTGAATGATTTGGTAGTGAAAGTT
This region includes:
- the LOC142607441 gene encoding protein SMAX1-LIKE 6, which translates into the protein MPTPVSAARQCLTEEAARALDDAVAVARRRSHAQTTSLHAVSALLALPSSSLREACARARSSAYSPRLQFRALELSVGVSLDRLPSSKSVEEPPVSNSLMAAIKRSQANQRRHPDNFHYQIIQSQSQQQQQTTSLLKVELKHFILSILDDPIVSRVFGEAGFRSTDIKLAIIHPPVSRFARTRCPPVFLCNLTDPDLTQRRSSFGFPGMEDENSRRIAEVLVRKSGKRNPLLLGVCAMDALRGFTERVRKGGDSVLPSELSGVSVICIGNEISEFVNGGGSEEKMGLKLKLKLKEVGELQCLDEHERGGRVVVNFGDLKALVEDNDDSSEGEGEGGVSFVVSRLSQLMELHGERLWLMGAAGSYDTYSKFVAKFPSIEKDWDLNTLPITSSNKPSGDGFPYKSSLMGSFVPFGGFFPTSSDFTNPLSITSQSFTRCKQCTEKFEQEVAVIKKGGLTISGADQYSESIPRLQMSELDTGKGVDVAKTKDDSTTLNAKILGLQRKWNSTCQHLHQAQTFPKLDISHARSQVPSAEGLHFVTTRKETSIDSTLNEVQCEKPSSHMVTDWQKLFQLKQNIQIPVASDAKNAKFQSELSVKVSKSQQIEAESPWLSTYSMPNMGLPPDRTSPSSITSVTTDLGLGTLYASTSQEPDSPKLPGCKDHLQHFSGSISAEVDAVSENTSHQIARSSSCSGPNMAGQADPSDLKSLRRFLAEKVCWQHEAICSISQAITCCKSGNGRRRGSGPIGDIWLTFLGPDIVGKRKIASALAEIIFGTRESLISVDLGSQDRVYQSDSMFEHQELDGYNVKFRGKTVVDYIAGELSKKPRSVVFLQNVDKADFLAQSSLSQAIRTGKFADSHGREISINNMIFVVTSTVLKGDRTFFSNKEPMEFSEERILKAKRYQIKILNECVARDASRSSGMNVRITLRKGTSNPSSVNKRKLIDTCESLEQGETFKIQECARKVSKSFLDLNLPVEVMEDVSCGDYDSDSISENSEAWLEEFFGEVDQKVDFKPFDFDALAGKIVKDISLQFQRTLGSEVQLEIDYEVMVQILAAAWLSDRKRAVEEWVEQVLSRSFAEAQQKYHLTAQSVLKLVTCEGLFVVEQAPGLGACLPARVHLN